The DNA sequence GAAGCTCAAGTATGGCTCTTTCTGCTGAAGATATGGTTATCTGCCAGTTTCGTATAGAGGTACTTTGCTTCTTTAATCCCAGGTCTCCAAAGAGAGGCTTTTTATGAAAGGTGAATGAAGGAGATTCCATTTGTCTGATCCAGGCGGGAGGTGTCTTCTCTCCATATAGAGTGATGGTTTTCTCTCCCCCTATAGGTAAATAGTGTGCATATCCCAATATATTCAGTGAAGAAAGCCCACCCACATGAAAAGGCAGTTCTTCAAGTTTCTGGAGTCCCAGTACAGCTCCCTGCCATTCATGTATGGATGCAGGTCTTATATAGGCTCCATTCCCAAGTTTGGTCAGCCATCCATTTTTAACGTACTTGTAGACTAGCTGTGATGAATAGCCATTAGTCGTGAACCACGCACTTGGTGCTACAACACTTTCGGGTAACAATTGATATAGTTGTTTTAATTTTAACTCTTTTTCTAAACTCATAGTTTATATTCTAGCATATTTTAGAACCAACTAGTATAAAATAGTTCTAAATATTTAAAATAAATAAACTATAGGTATATATATTCATGTATTTTGGAACTAAAAGGAGTTTTTGAGGTATATATAAACGAGACAGATATAGCTTATACCTGTCATCATATCTCTCGTTGCCCACAACAACTTCAATCTATCTTTTGTCATTGTTGTGTGTAAATAAATTGGAGGCACAAATGCCATGGAAAGAATTAGCTTCAATCGCAGTCTCTATTCTCGTACTCGTTATAGAACAGAGTACAAAAAAGAAATAGTAGACTCCCCACACCCACAATGGTTAAAATGGTGGATCATCAAAACAGTGTCAACGGCGGAGTTAAATTCTGCAGTTGACATATGCCATTAAACGAGAGGTTGTCACTAATAGAAAAGTTCCTTATGACATTTTTGTTAAAAGTAATATAGACTCTTTTCACACAGTTATTAGTATAAAACAGCAATATAATGGTAAAATTACATTAAATTATTTAGACAAAAGAGATGATACCCTTTACAAAGATATTGACTCAGATACATTAATAGAAAAATTAGGAGGTTATTTTGATATTAAGTGAAGAACAAATAAAACAAGCTATTCATAGAATCAATGAGCTCCAAAGAGAAACTATTGAAAAAGCTGATAAAATTCAAGGTTCAAAAGAGTATGTTGAAGAACAAATGAAATTATTTAAAGAGGCAGAAGAGTATAGAAAAAAACTCAATGCAATCAAACAACAGCAAAGAATAATTTCTGAACAGTTTGCCAGTTAAAATCTGGTGCCAAATGAGTACCATCCCCTACCAAAAAATGGCACTCATTTTCAAAAACTAAAAAAAAATTCAAAGCCTGTATTTATGGTATTTGAAGGGGTTGTCCCCAGTTTCCTTTCATCCGCACCACTTAATTATTTATTCTTTTAAATTTTCGTTTCTTTGTCCTTTGCAAGAGAAGCTAAAGAAGTTGTCTGCAGCATATTTTCAATATTTGTCTTGGGTTCAACCCATTGCGAATGCAGGGCACAGGGATTTGACGC is a window from the Sulfurimonas hydrogeniphila genome containing:
- a CDS encoding type IV toxin-antitoxin system AbiEi family antitoxin domain-containing protein: MSLEKELKLKQLYQLLPESVVAPSAWFTTNGYSSQLVYKYVKNGWLTKLGNGAYIRPASIHEWQGAVLGLQKLEELPFHVGGLSSLNILGYAHYLPIGGEKTITLYGEKTPPAWIRQMESPSFTFHKKPLFGDLGLKKQSTSIRNWQITISSAERAILELLYQVDDKGITFKFVSEIFESLTTLSPRLLNELLQNCSNRKVKRLFLFFANYYSFPWAKHISKTLDLGAGKLQIVKDGNYNKTYMITVPKEFNA